Proteins from a genomic interval of Anatilimnocola floriformis:
- a CDS encoding STM4015 family protein, which translates to MSFREFEYADGKSFKFWKIEQQGSDVVTRYGRIGSDGQETKKDFGTPEAAKKAYDKLVAEKTGKGYVEKTGGGVASSEAAPAAKPAKGAKGAAAATAPAASTPISSMLFATTRDGNFGHLNNFIGQRVTDYKEGTPPKGKTVFRIRCHCEEDEETAAQFKERFHNFLKSDAALETIGLVTGLEEMYPDEDKNISVALLAEHADRLPKLQALFLGDILQEEQEVSWIKQTDISPVLAAFPHLEMLRVRGADGLAISKPQHAKLRALAIESGGLSPEVVASICRGKFPELEYLELWLGTPNYGGECRVNDLQPILKGKLFPKLKYLGFRNAEIADDIAAVIVKSPVIEQLETLDLSLGNLSDEGANALLQLKDNTSLKRLDLHHHYIGKPVQKSLKQLPFPVDLADAKTVDENDEWAGRFISVSE; encoded by the coding sequence ATGAGCTTTCGTGAGTTTGAGTACGCCGACGGCAAGTCGTTCAAATTTTGGAAGATCGAGCAGCAAGGGAGCGACGTCGTCACTCGCTACGGCCGCATCGGCTCCGACGGCCAGGAAACGAAAAAAGACTTCGGCACGCCTGAGGCCGCCAAGAAGGCGTACGACAAACTCGTCGCCGAAAAGACCGGCAAGGGATATGTCGAGAAGACCGGCGGTGGCGTGGCCAGCAGCGAAGCCGCGCCGGCGGCCAAACCTGCGAAAGGTGCAAAGGGAGCAGCTGCTGCGACCGCTCCAGCAGCCAGCACGCCGATTTCGTCCATGCTGTTTGCGACGACGCGCGATGGCAACTTCGGACATCTGAACAACTTCATCGGCCAGCGTGTAACCGATTACAAGGAAGGAACGCCGCCGAAGGGAAAGACGGTGTTTCGCATCCGTTGCCATTGCGAAGAGGATGAAGAAACCGCCGCGCAATTCAAGGAACGCTTTCACAATTTTTTGAAGAGCGATGCCGCGCTGGAAACGATCGGCTTGGTGACGGGGCTCGAAGAGATGTACCCCGATGAGGACAAGAACATTTCTGTCGCTCTGCTGGCGGAGCACGCTGACCGCTTGCCGAAATTGCAGGCCTTGTTTTTGGGCGACATTTTGCAAGAGGAACAGGAAGTCTCCTGGATCAAACAGACCGATATCTCGCCGGTGCTGGCCGCTTTTCCCCATCTCGAAATGCTGCGCGTGCGCGGCGCCGACGGCCTCGCGATCAGCAAGCCTCAGCATGCGAAACTGCGAGCCCTCGCCATCGAATCGGGCGGCTTGTCGCCCGAGGTGGTCGCGTCGATCTGCCGGGGCAAGTTTCCCGAGCTTGAATACTTGGAACTCTGGTTGGGCACACCCAACTACGGCGGCGAATGCCGGGTCAACGATCTGCAGCCGATTCTCAAAGGCAAGCTCTTTCCGAAATTGAAGTACCTGGGCTTTCGCAATGCCGAAATCGCCGACGACATTGCAGCCGTGATCGTTAAGTCGCCGGTTATCGAGCAGCTGGAGACGCTCGATCTGTCGCTCGGCAATCTCAGCGACGAAGGGGCCAATGCGTTGCTGCAGTTGAAGGATAATACGAGTCTCAAGCGGCTCGACCTGCATCACCACTACATCGGCAAGCCGGTGCAAAAGTCGCTCAAGCAATTGCCTTTCCCGGTGGACCTGGCCGATGCCAAAACGGTTGACGAAAACGACGAATGGGCCGGCCGTTTCATCTCGGTCAGTGAGTAA
- a CDS encoding STM4014 family protein — protein MSKPARRWLVIGNPENRRVGLFQQALLELGQRPADVLSYIDLLQDPALLPAALERNESNLLRIESPGENPLVEKLIIARGARATEATELVSKIARLRADPGRIRWPQLWFAGFSDLLQDLATELDRHAELRVQNHPTAIRTLFDKPACHRLLQSCGVAVPRVLPAVKNYDELRTAMQDAGMTRVFVKLACGSSSSGVVALSTANTRPLAITSLELVRHRGEARFYNNLQLSRYNREQDIRTICDFLCGEGAHVEEWLPKARQDERELDLRVVTIGGRARHAVVRTSRSPITNLHLGNRRGDLSSLKTAMGARWKIVTEICEQAAAAFPQALSIGWDLLVTPGFRRAYILEGNAFGDLLPNVLFRGDSTYAATIRVAASQGQARTRSNETG, from the coding sequence GTGAGTAAGCCGGCACGTCGCTGGCTCGTCATCGGCAATCCAGAAAATCGTCGCGTGGGGCTCTTTCAACAAGCGCTCCTCGAACTCGGGCAAAGGCCCGCGGACGTTCTTTCTTATATCGATTTGCTGCAAGATCCCGCGCTGCTGCCGGCAGCGCTCGAGCGTAACGAGTCGAACTTACTGCGCATCGAGTCGCCGGGCGAAAATCCGCTCGTCGAAAAGCTGATAATTGCTCGAGGAGCACGAGCAACCGAGGCCACCGAACTTGTCTCCAAAATCGCTCGGCTGCGCGCGGATCCGGGACGCATTCGCTGGCCGCAACTTTGGTTTGCGGGCTTTTCGGACTTGCTGCAAGATCTCGCTACTGAGCTCGATCGTCATGCTGAATTGCGAGTACAGAATCACCCAACTGCCATTCGCACGCTGTTCGACAAACCGGCCTGCCATCGACTGTTGCAGTCGTGTGGTGTTGCCGTGCCCCGCGTGCTTCCTGCCGTGAAGAACTACGACGAACTGCGCACGGCCATGCAGGATGCAGGGATGACGCGAGTCTTCGTCAAGCTCGCCTGCGGTTCGTCGTCTTCGGGCGTAGTCGCTCTGTCGACCGCGAATACTCGGCCACTGGCGATCACTTCACTCGAACTCGTGCGTCATCGTGGTGAAGCTCGCTTTTACAATAACTTGCAACTGTCGCGCTACAACCGCGAGCAGGACATTCGCACCATCTGCGATTTTCTCTGCGGCGAGGGAGCGCACGTAGAAGAGTGGTTGCCCAAGGCTAGGCAAGATGAACGCGAACTCGACCTGCGCGTTGTCACCATCGGCGGGCGAGCTCGTCACGCGGTTGTGCGGACCAGTCGGTCGCCGATTACGAATCTGCATTTGGGAAACCGCCGCGGCGATTTGTCGAGTTTGAAAACGGCGATGGGTGCACGCTGGAAAATTGTTACCGAGATTTGCGAGCAAGCGGCGGCTGCATTTCCACAAGCCCTCAGCATCGGCTGGGATCTGCTCGTCACTCCCGGATTTCGCCGAGCGTACATTCTCGAAGGGAATGCCTTCGGCGATCTGCTGCCGAACGTGCTGTTTCGTGGCGACTCGACCTACGCCGCCACCATCCGCGTTGCGGCAAGTCAAGGTCAGGCGCGAACTCGCTCTAACGAGACTGGGTGA
- a CDS encoding amidohydrolase family protein: protein MPLSRRALLIGGTAAAAAHFLNRNASASAAKIEDKKMLPLIDTHQHLWDVTKFKLPWLPKEGVLSRSYVMDDYRAAIAGTGIERSVYMEVDVAPEQQVAEAEHLIAICKSGTAPTIGAVISGRPAEEAAFKEYISKWKDSPQIKGVRQVLHADMTPAGTCLGEAYVRSVQLLGEKGLSFDLCLRPTDLADASKLADKCPGTRLIVDHCGNADPKAWLTASRRGDQKPDHEVAAWKKEMEEIGKRKNTLCKISGIIARVTKEWGVDDLAPIVNHCLDSFGPDRVIFGSDWPVCLLGAPLKAWTDALRQIVASRPAAEQEKLFSGNATRYYRL, encoded by the coding sequence ATGCCTCTCTCTCGACGCGCATTGCTAATCGGCGGCACGGCGGCTGCTGCCGCTCATTTCTTAAATCGCAATGCCTCCGCCAGCGCGGCCAAAATTGAGGACAAAAAGATGCTTCCGCTGATCGACACGCACCAGCACCTGTGGGACGTCACCAAGTTCAAGCTCCCCTGGCTGCCGAAAGAGGGCGTGCTGTCGCGGAGCTACGTGATGGACGACTACCGCGCTGCCATTGCTGGCACCGGCATCGAACGCTCGGTGTACATGGAGGTCGACGTCGCGCCGGAGCAGCAAGTGGCCGAAGCGGAACACCTGATTGCCATTTGCAAGTCAGGCACGGCGCCGACGATTGGCGCGGTCATCAGCGGCCGGCCTGCCGAAGAGGCGGCGTTCAAGGAATACATCAGCAAGTGGAAAGACTCGCCGCAGATCAAAGGTGTGCGCCAGGTGCTGCATGCCGATATGACGCCAGCGGGAACTTGCCTGGGCGAAGCTTATGTTCGCAGTGTGCAGTTGCTTGGAGAAAAGGGGCTCAGCTTTGATCTGTGCCTCCGTCCCACCGATCTGGCCGATGCTTCGAAGCTCGCCGACAAATGCCCGGGGACTCGGTTGATCGTCGATCACTGCGGCAATGCTGATCCCAAGGCTTGGCTGACGGCGTCCCGCCGTGGCGATCAAAAGCCCGATCACGAAGTGGCCGCCTGGAAAAAAGAGATGGAGGAAATCGGCAAGCGGAAGAACACGCTGTGCAAAATCAGCGGCATCATCGCTCGCGTGACGAAAGAATGGGGCGTCGACGACCTGGCCCCGATCGTTAACCACTGCCTCGATAGCTTCGGCCCGGACCGCGTCATCTTTGGCAGCGACTGGCCTGTCTGCCTCCTCGGTGCCCCGCTCAAGGCCTGGACCGACGCCCTCCGCCAAATTGTGGCTAGCCGCCCGGCAGCGGAGCAGGAAAAGCTCTTCAGCGGCAACGCGACGCGGTATTATCGCCTGTAG
- a CDS encoding RNA polymerase sigma factor — MAKNFSANRNLRPAATLVNAAMDTPSPNLSPDELLASWVREHSAAIRGYALALVRRPDVADDVLQEVFRRAWQVRDSFRQQGQDRAFLIRIADHLVCDRARRLGRELNLDDAGWQAREPAAGSAAGLPGIAGEETDPAALAQWREAEQDLAVALDQLSPGQRRVLLMRYFGNLEFAEIAEQLGCPLNTALSHCRRGLQTLRRLMVSHQP; from the coding sequence ATGGCGAAAAACTTCTCGGCCAACCGCAATTTGAGGCCCGCTGCGACGTTAGTGAATGCAGCGATGGACACCCCCAGCCCAAACCTCTCCCCGGACGAACTCCTGGCGAGCTGGGTGCGCGAGCACTCTGCAGCCATCCGTGGTTACGCGCTGGCCCTGGTACGGCGGCCCGACGTCGCCGACGACGTGCTGCAGGAAGTCTTTCGCCGGGCCTGGCAGGTGCGCGATAGTTTTCGTCAGCAAGGTCAGGACCGGGCTTTTTTGATCCGCATTGCCGATCACCTGGTTTGCGACCGGGCTCGGCGATTGGGTCGCGAGTTGAACCTGGACGATGCCGGCTGGCAGGCTCGTGAGCCGGCCGCGGGCTCAGCGGCTGGTTTGCCGGGAATCGCCGGCGAAGAGACAGATCCCGCCGCCCTCGCCCAATGGCGCGAAGCCGAGCAGGATCTGGCCGTCGCGCTCGATCAGCTTAGTCCCGGACAGCGCCGGGTGTTGCTGATGCGATATTTCGGCAACCTGGAATTTGCCGAAATTGCCGAACAGCTCGGATGCCCTTTGAATACTGCCCTCAGTCATTGCCGCCGCGGTTTGCAAACGCTCCGCCGCTTGATGGTGAGTCACCAACCATGA
- a CDS encoding tetratricopeptide repeat protein: MKKPVSTPRLDQLYHRYLDTEESAAYIRGVSEHYLLTTLERLAGAGQHVSRRAAVLAIGFLGDYSHTPILGRALHDRDRAVRLIADNGIRNLWRRDGNQRQQEKLNVIVRLNDSQHHNEAIAAANELLEEAAWFAEVWNQRAIGHFATNRWEDAANDCHQTLELNAYHFGAAVGMGHCYLEMDDPFAALECFRRAVKLNPDLEDVRAQIDYLQRTLEGK, from the coding sequence ATGAAGAAACCCGTATCCACTCCCCGGCTCGATCAGCTGTACCATCGGTATCTCGATACCGAAGAGTCGGCTGCGTATATCCGCGGCGTGTCTGAACATTATCTGCTCACCACGCTCGAACGGCTCGCTGGTGCGGGACAACACGTTTCGCGGCGGGCAGCCGTACTGGCCATTGGTTTTCTCGGCGATTACTCGCACACGCCGATTCTCGGCCGAGCGCTGCACGATCGCGATCGCGCGGTCCGCTTGATCGCCGACAACGGCATTCGCAATTTGTGGCGGCGCGATGGCAATCAGCGGCAGCAAGAAAAGCTGAACGTCATCGTGCGACTCAACGATTCGCAGCATCACAACGAAGCCATTGCGGCTGCGAACGAACTGCTGGAAGAAGCGGCCTGGTTTGCCGAAGTGTGGAATCAACGGGCCATCGGCCACTTCGCCACGAATCGCTGGGAAGATGCGGCCAACGATTGCCATCAAACGCTCGAGCTCAATGCCTATCACTTCGGCGCTGCCGTCGGCATGGGGCACTGCTATCTCGAAATGGATGATCCTTTTGCCGCGCTCGAATGTTTTCGCCGCGCGGTGAAGCTCAATCCGGATCTGGAAGATGTGCGGGCGCAGATCGACTATCTGCAGCGCACACTCGAAGGTAAGTAA
- a CDS encoding M28 family peptidase, producing the protein MSKTTTTTRLADHSPPLSIPWMRIAGGLLLVIAIVALFKGDAIQLAWSQRQVGPFKAAGNPLDAKRTFEYLQAICDIGPRVAGTPGMAKQQELITKHFEKLGAKVSLQEFTGRHPQTGMMVKMANQIVEWHPEKKERILLCCHHDTRPFPDREPNPNKRKDPFIGANDGGSGVAMLMELGNHMAGLRCKYGVDFVFFDGEELVYDDARSDPYFLGSEYFARTYVSQPPGHKYKWGVLFDMIGDKQLNMYREVNSMEWPDTRPLVLDIWKTAGSLGVKEFVNVTRHEIRDDHLALRNIGKIPTCDLIDFEYPTSHGPNYWHTTQDIPANCSGDSMAKVGYVMYTWLQQVK; encoded by the coding sequence ATGAGCAAAACTACTACTACCACTCGTCTCGCCGATCATTCGCCGCCGTTGTCTATTCCGTGGATGCGGATCGCTGGCGGCCTGTTGCTCGTTATCGCGATCGTCGCTCTCTTCAAGGGTGACGCCATCCAACTGGCCTGGTCGCAACGTCAAGTGGGACCCTTCAAAGCCGCCGGCAATCCGCTCGATGCCAAACGGACCTTTGAATATTTACAGGCGATCTGCGACATCGGCCCGCGCGTCGCCGGCACGCCCGGCATGGCGAAACAGCAAGAGCTGATTACCAAGCACTTCGAAAAACTCGGCGCCAAAGTTTCGTTGCAGGAGTTCACAGGCCGTCACCCGCAGACCGGCATGATGGTGAAGATGGCCAATCAAATCGTCGAGTGGCATCCGGAAAAGAAAGAGCGAATCCTGCTCTGTTGCCACCACGACACGCGACCCTTTCCTGATCGCGAGCCCAATCCCAACAAGCGGAAAGATCCCTTCATCGGCGCCAACGACGGTGGCAGCGGCGTGGCCATGCTGATGGAACTGGGCAATCACATGGCCGGTTTGCGCTGCAAATACGGCGTGGATTTTGTCTTCTTCGATGGCGAAGAGCTCGTCTACGACGACGCGCGATCCGATCCGTACTTCCTCGGCAGCGAGTACTTTGCGCGCACGTATGTTTCGCAACCGCCGGGCCACAAATACAAATGGGGCGTGCTGTTCGATATGATCGGCGACAAACAGCTGAACATGTATCGCGAGGTCAACAGCATGGAATGGCCCGATACGCGGCCGCTCGTGCTCGATATCTGGAAGACGGCCGGCTCGCTCGGCGTGAAAGAGTTTGTCAACGTCACGCGGCACGAGATCCGCGACGACCATCTGGCCCTGCGCAACATCGGCAAGATCCCGACGTGCGACCTCATCGACTTTGAGTATCCCACCTCGCACGGCCCGAACTACTGGCACACCACGCAAGACATTCCCGCCAACTGCTCCGGCGATTCCATGGCCAAGGTGGGCTACGTGATGTACACCTGGCTGCAACAGGTAAAGTAA
- a CDS encoding TlpA disulfide reductase family protein has product MESNWSDDAEQQAIGPPRRRGRLIGLFVILAAIVGVAYVLKAVSVPPNPTVAVAVGKRFEKLHFEPLTDDATSLQLADLQGQVVLINFWGPWCGPCVQEFPELVELQKSLKTNADFRFVSVSCPQAPNDPQHDTRTAAFLKMRGYDLPIYRDPQFVSAQALGELNSDPNFGFPTTVLLDRDGVIRSLWIGYRNGVVKEMREQASELLKAK; this is encoded by the coding sequence GTGGAATCGAACTGGAGTGATGACGCCGAACAGCAAGCGATTGGGCCGCCGCGCCGACGGGGAAGATTGATCGGGCTGTTCGTGATTCTGGCAGCCATCGTGGGAGTCGCCTACGTCCTCAAAGCAGTCTCGGTGCCGCCCAATCCGACCGTTGCGGTCGCAGTAGGAAAGCGTTTTGAAAAGCTCCACTTCGAACCGCTGACTGACGATGCCACGTCGTTGCAACTTGCCGATCTGCAGGGCCAGGTCGTGCTGATCAACTTCTGGGGGCCCTGGTGTGGACCATGTGTCCAAGAGTTTCCGGAGTTGGTCGAATTGCAGAAGAGCCTTAAAACCAACGCAGACTTTCGTTTTGTTTCGGTCTCCTGCCCGCAGGCGCCGAACGACCCACAGCACGATACGCGCACCGCAGCCTTTCTGAAAATGCGCGGCTACGATTTGCCCATTTATCGCGATCCGCAATTCGTCAGTGCGCAGGCGTTAGGCGAATTAAATAGCGACCCGAACTTCGGCTTTCCCACGACAGTGCTGCTCGATCGCGATGGTGTGATCCGCAGCTTGTGGATCGGTTACCGCAACGGAGTGGTGAAGGAAATGCGCGAACAAGCATCGGAACTGCTGAAGGCGAAGTAG